In Kazachstania africana CBS 2517 chromosome 11, complete genome, the DNA window GGTCACACTTTGAGGTTTTTACAATTACCAACTACTTTAGCTAAATTGTTAGACAAATTTAGCGAAATTACCGGTAAATTAGGTCCAATGTTAAATTCTTTTATGGGCTCCGGTAACAACGTTGACATTACTggtaaattgaatgaattaaaGGCCAATGTGGAAACAATTAGAGAGCAGTTCACTAATCCTGATTTAACCACTTTTGTCTGTGTCTGTATCAGTGAATTCTTATCCCTATACGAAACAGAAAGATTGATTCAAGAATTAATGTCCTATGACATGGATGTTAACTCCATCGTTGTCAACCAACTGCTGTTTGCAGAATTCGACAAAGAACACAACTGTAAGAGATGTCAATCCAGATGGAAAATGCAAAAGAAGTATTTAGATCAAATCGATGAATTGTATGAAGATTTCCACGTCGTTAAAATGCCACTTTGTGCCGGTGAAATCAGAGGTTTAGAAAACTTAAAGAAATTCTCACAATTCCTATTGAAGGAATATGATCCAATCTCTGATAACCCTGTAATTTACGAACTAGAAGATAAAAACTAGCTGTAGTCCTTCCAAAACTGCTTTGCTTCCTTCATCTTCCTTGTTCTTCAGTAGTATATAACTTCTTACATACAGTTTCTAAGCATGAGCCTCAATAGTATCTCTCTCGAtaaaataaacaaatttatcatACGCAATACGtggaaatttgaaacatttgacgtgtttatatttattttggTTTATCCAGATCAGGTAATTTCGACACGCGTAaagtaaaaattttcaatattggaaagaatataaaacacgaaaacaaatatttcaatttcgGTGTGTCGCAATATACATCTTTCGTCGTCATAACAACCAGTGCTTTCAATTAACGATGACTACTGTGGCTGCTAAAAGAGTATGTTGGCTTGGATTCATTGTATGCCTTCTCcataatcaaatatattgtACTAACAAACCATTTTATCTATCCGTAGGAGCTATCTGATGGCATTTCTGTCCCTACAAAGAGACAACAAAACAACGAAAACGAGGCTGTTAAGGGCCCCTTAGCTAGTTTGGTGAGTATTATACCTGAGAGGCCCTGTAAGTTCGAGATATTCAGCAAAGCAAGGGACGTTACAGTGGGAAGAAGTAGATCCTGTGATGTTCGTTTGAATGAACCAGATATCTCTACGGTGCATGCAATTTTGAGCATCATTGATATGGAAGTGGATGGAACCACTCGACATTTgatcaatattattgataagaGTAGGAATGGTACTTTTATCAATGGCAATAGGTTGATAAAAAAGGATTATCTTTTAAAGAACGGTGATAAGATTATGTTTGGTAAAAGCtgttcttttcttttcaaatataattCAGAATTTGTCGATGTAGCTGATCCCATTTCACTTTCACAGCAGGCAAATACTGATGATTCTGTATTTAAAAAACCTTCTTCTGCTTTTACTAGTAGTCAAAATGCTGCAAGAAAATTagcaaaattgaaagtaatCTCATTCTTTGATAGATACACTCTGGGAAGAGAACTGGGTTCTGGTCATTATGCAATCGTTAAAGAAGGTAAGAATAAACAAACAGGTCAAACTGTGGCTGTCAAGATATTCCATCCACAGCAAAATGACgatcaaaagaaaagtaaaCAATTTAGAGAAGAGACTAATATACTTATGAGAATTCATCATCCAAATATTGTTAACCTGTTGGATAGTTTCGTAGAACCAATAAGCAAACAACAAACACAAAAATATCTCGTGCTGGAAAAAATCGACAATGGTGAACTTTTCGATAGAATTGTCAAGAAGACTTGTCTCAGACAAGATGAAACAAAAGCAATTTTTACTCAAATTTTACACGGTTTAAAGTATCTTCACGGTCAAAACATTATTCATAGAGACATTAAACCTGAGAATATTTTACTAAACATCACAAAAAGGACTTCCCCGGATCAAAAACAATTAGGGCCATGGGATGACGACGAAATTGATGTTCAAGTTAAAATCGCTGATTTTGGTCTAGCGAAATTCACTGGAGAAATGCAGTTTACAAACACTTTATGTGGTACTCCGTCTTATGTTGCCCCTGAAGTACTCATCAAAAAAGGATACACGTCAAAGGTTGATATGTGGAGTTCTGGCGTCATTTTATATGTCTGTTTATGTGGTTTCCCACCATTTAGTGACCAGTTAGGTCCACCTGCATTGAAAGAACAAATTTTACAGGCCAAATTCGCCTTTTATACCCCTTATTGGGACAATATAGATGATTCGATTTTACATTTGATCTCCCATTTGTTGGTTCTAGACCCTGAGCAACGGTACAGTGTTTCTGATGCTTTCAACCATCCATGGCTAGTCGATACCGACCAGATAGTCTTACCTACAACAGAATTGAAACGTCTACAGTTGAATGACAACAAATTAATCAAAACATATTCTGAATTAGCATCGTCCTcatgaaaagatttttgttttattttatattttgaaactatATACAAAGGTAGAACTAATAAATCGAATTACTATAAAATAACATAGTAAATCACCACTTGCTTAGTTGCTCCATCTTCTCTTGCAGTTCCTTCTTCACTTTCACCCGCATGTAGAATATATCacaatttttatttgaacACAGCACTTCCGTATGTAGATTACCGGCACAGCGCTGACATTGCGTCCATAGTCGagaaaatttctcttcaaGGTCCCTTACTTCATATAATGCCTTCATATATAACTCACCAGATCTTGAAAGACAGTTTGAACATAATGCTGATTCAccttttttcaaaggacCTCTACATCCTTTGCAAACCGCAACTTTTTTGATGAACCCCATGAGTCCACCTTTTGCTGAACCGGTATTAATCTTGATTGATTTCACTACAAACATTGAGTTGGCTTGTTTTTCTCCTATGATCGGAGCAATAATACTGATTACGGGATTCTGTAGttgattttgtaaataatatttcGAATCAACCTGTAAGTTCTGCTCTAGCACATACAGCGGATCTTCAGCCCTATTATACAGTTTATCATTACCACCCGTAATAACATAGTCAAC includes these proteins:
- the GET3 gene encoding guanine nucleotide exchange factor GET3 (similar to Saccharomyces cerevisiae GET3 (YDL100C); ancestral locus Anc_2.355) — encoded protein: MDLNVERNLDSLIKSTTHKWIFVGGKGGVGKTTSSSSIAIQMALNQPSKQFLLISTDPAHNLSDAFGEKFGKDARKVTGMDNLSCMEIDPAAALKDMNDMAISSGSNGNGDDLSDLLQGGALADLTGSIPGIDEALSFMEVMKHIKRQEQGEGERFDCVIFDTAPTGHTLRFLQLPTTLAKLLDKFSEITGKLGPMLNSFMGSGNNVDITGKLNELKANVETIREQFTNPDLTTFVCVCISEFLSLYETERLIQELMSYDMDVNSIVVNQLLFAEFDKEHNCKRCQSRWKMQKKYLDQIDELYEDFHVVKMPLCAGEIRGLENLKKFSQFLLKEYDPISDNPVIYELEDKN
- the DUN1 gene encoding serine/threonine protein kinase DUN1 (similar to Saccharomyces cerevisiae DUN1 (YDL101C); ancestral locus Anc_2.352), with protein sequence MTTVAAKRVCWLGFIELSDGISVPTKRQQNNENEAVKGPLASLVSIIPERPCKFEIFSKARDVTVGRSRSCDVRLNEPDISTVHAILSIIDMEVDGTTRHLINIIDKSRNGTFINGNRLIKKDYLLKNGDKIMFGKSCSFLFKYNSEFVDVADPISLSQQANTDDSVFKKPSSAFTSSQNAARKLAKLKVISFFDRYTLGRELGSGHYAIVKEGKNKQTGQTVAVKIFHPQQNDDQKKSKQFREETNILMRIHHPNIVNLLDSFVEPISKQQTQKYLVLEKIDNGELFDRIVKKTCLRQDETKAIFTQILHGLKYLHGQNIIHRDIKPENILLNITKRTSPDQKQLGPWDDDEIDVQVKIADFGLAKFTGEMQFTNTLCGTPSYVAPEVLIKKGYTSKVDMWSSGVILYVCLCGFPPFSDQLGPPALKEQILQAKFAFYTPYWDNIDDSILHLISHLLVLDPEQRYSVSDAFNHPWLVDTDQIVLPTTELKRLQLNDNKLIKTYSELASSS